The Thaumasiovibrio subtropicus genome window below encodes:
- a CDS encoding Mu-like prophage major head subunit gpT family protein — MEITPQAMTSLYTAVKTAFSTGRGSYTPIWPKLATLVPSTTGTETYAWLGQFPRLREWIGDRQVNQLKAHDYSLKNKKYESTVGIPREAIEDDQYGVYMPLMEEMGYAAACHPDEMLFALMPAGFSTPCYDKQNFFDTDHPVNDPKKGKATSVSNMQEGDNPPWYLLDTRRPLKPFIFQRRRDYSVDAKTDKGQSDHVFMADEYLYGTDGRGNWGFGFWQQAFASKAALSADNFEAGIQRMMEFKSDEGRPLGISPDLLIVGPSNRAAAKKVIDAENRANGESNINYKAVELMVVPWLP, encoded by the coding sequence ATGGAAATCACCCCACAAGCAATGACCTCCCTTTACACCGCTGTTAAGACCGCTTTTAGTACAGGGCGCGGCAGCTACACCCCAATCTGGCCCAAGCTCGCCACCTTGGTGCCTTCGACCACAGGCACTGAAACCTATGCCTGGCTCGGTCAATTTCCGCGCCTTCGTGAGTGGATTGGCGATCGCCAAGTCAACCAACTCAAGGCGCACGATTACTCTCTGAAAAACAAGAAGTACGAGAGCACCGTTGGCATCCCTCGTGAAGCGATAGAAGATGACCAATACGGCGTTTACATGCCACTTATGGAGGAGATGGGCTATGCCGCAGCTTGTCATCCCGATGAAATGCTGTTCGCTCTGATGCCTGCTGGCTTTAGTACACCGTGTTACGACAAGCAAAACTTCTTCGACACCGACCACCCCGTCAATGACCCGAAGAAAGGGAAAGCAACCTCGGTCAGTAATATGCAGGAGGGTGACAACCCGCCTTGGTATCTGCTCGACACACGTCGCCCGCTCAAGCCCTTCATTTTCCAGCGTCGCCGTGACTACAGTGTCGATGCCAAGACCGATAAAGGACAGTCTGACCACGTCTTTATGGCGGATGAATACCTCTACGGCACCGACGGACGCGGTAACTGGGGATTTGGTTTCTGGCAACAAGCCTTTGCGTCTAAGGCAGCACTCAGTGCCGACAACTTCGAAGCAGGTATTCAACGCATGATGGAATTTAAATCTGACGAGGGTCGCCCATTGGGTATCTCTCCTGACCTGCTTATCGTCGGGCCTTCTAACCGCGCTGCAGCGAAGAAAGTGATCGACGCAGAAAACCGAGCCAACGGCGAAAGCAACATCAACTACAAAGCGGTTGAACTCATGGTGGTGCCTTGGCTGCCATAG